From the genome of Bradyrhizobium sp. ORS 278:
CTGCGACGCGCTGCTCGCTGCCGTCAGTTTTCCAGATCGTGCAGACGCCTTCGAGCGCGGCGAGCAGCGAGATCATCGGCCCGGCCGGCAGCGACATGCAGAGATTGCCGCCGACGGTCGCCGTCTTCCAGATCTTGAACGACGCCAGGAACGCGCGGCAGCATTGGTCGATCAGCGGCGCCGCGATCCAGTCGGCCGGGCATGGCAGCTCATCGAGCTCGGCGACGCTGCAGGTCGCGGCGATGGTCAGGCCGTGATCGCCGATTGCGAGTGCAGGCCAGGCGAGATCGCTGAGATCGATCAGCCGCGACAGCTGCGTCTGCGGCTCGGAGAACAGCCAGGTGCCGCCAGCCAGCCAGGCATCGCCTGCCTTCCAGCTGGGCAGCTCCGCCCGCGTTCTCGGGCGCACGACCTCGGTAATGGTGTTCAGGTCCATGGTCACGCAAGCTCAATGACGACGCCGGTCGCCGGTGAAATCCTTGCAAGACCGGCGCCAACTGGCAATAGGATGCGTTGGCCTTTGGCTTGCAAGCCATCCGCAAGCGCGAAAGCCCCCAGCAGCGAGACGAGACCGCCATGAGCACGACGCCGATCTGGATCAAGGACCCGCTCGCCCTCCTGGCCGAAGACGCCGCGCGCGGCATCGTCGTCAAGGACGGCCGCATCGTCGAGCTGGTGGCCGCGGGGAAGGAGCCGGCGACCGAGGGCGCCGTCGCGTTCGATGCCAGCGCCCATGTCGTCATCCCCGGGTTGATCAACACGCATCATCATTTCTACCAGACGCTGACCCGCGCGCTGCCCGCGGCGATGGACCGTGAGCTGTTCCCGTGGCTGAAGGCGCTGTATCCGATCTGGGCAAAGCTGACGCCGGAGTCGCTGGATGCGGCGGTGACGCTCGCGATGGCCGAGCTGATGCTGTCGGGCTGCACCACCACGACCGATCATCACTACGTCTTCCCGGCCGGCCTCGAGGATGCCGTCGGCATCGAAGTCGCCGCGGCGAAGCGGCTCGGCATCCGCGTGCTGCTGACGCGTGGCTCGATGAACCTGTCGGAGCGCGATGGCGGGCTGCCGCCGGACAGCGTGGTGCAGGACGAGGACACGATCCTCGCCGACAGCGCGCGCGTGGTCGCGACCTATCACGAGCGCGGGCCCGATGCGATGGTGCAGATCGCGCTGGCGCCATGTTCGCCGTTCTCGGTGACGGGCTCGCTGATGCAGAAGACCGCCGCGCTCGCCGACAAGCTCGACGTGCGGCTGCACACGCATCTGGCGGAGACCGAGGACGAGAACCGCTTCTGCGAGCAGATGTTCGGCTGCCGTCCGCTGGATTACCTCGAGCAGAACGGCTGGCTCGGCCCGCGCACCTGGCTCGCGCACGGCATCTTCTTCAACGCTGACGAAATGAAGCGGCTCGGCAAGGCCAAGACCACGATCAGCCATTGCGCCTGTTCCAACCAGCTGCTCGCGTCCGGCTGCTGCCCGGTCTGCGAGATGGAGGAGGCCGGCGTCGGCATCGGCCTCGGCGTCGACGGCTCGGCGTCGAACGACGGCTCCAATCTGATGCAGGAGGTGCGCGCCGCGTTCCTCTTGCAGCGGGCGCGCTACGGCGTCAGCCGCATCAGCCACAAGGATGCGCTGCGCTGGGCGACGAAGGGCTCGGCCGCCTGTGTCGGCCGGCCCGAGCTCGGCGTGATCGCAGTCGGCCATGCAGCCGACCTGGCGCTGTTCAAGCTGGACGAGCTGCGCTTCTCGGGCGCCGGCGATCCGATCGCGGCGCTGGTCTTGTGCGGCGCGCACCGCGCCGATCGCGTCATGGTTGGCGGCCGCTGGACGGTGCTCGACGGCGCGATTCCCGGGCTCGATGTCGCCGGCCTGATCGGCCGGCACAGCGCGGCGGCGAAGGCGATGCGGGCGGGGGCGTGAGCACGGTCAGGTGTCCTGCGTGGTGAGGAAGCGCTCGGCGTAATGGCAGGCGACCAGACGGCCGTCGAGCGGCCGCAGCGCCGGGCGCTGCGCGCGGCAGAGGTCGGTGACATCAGGGCAGCGGGTCGAGAACACGCAGCCGGCCGGCGGCGCGAGCGGCGATGGCAGCTCGCCCTTGGGCACGATGCGCCGGCGGTTGCGGCCGAGGCCGGGCGTGGCATCGACCAGCGCGCGCGCATAAGGGTGCAGTGGCCGGGCAAAGATGCGTCGCTTCGGCCCATGCTCCATCGCCAGTCCGAGATACATGATCAGCACGTCGTCGGCGATGTGCCTGACCACGCCGAGGTCGTGCGAGATGAACAGATAAGCGAGGCCGAGCTCGCGCTGCAGATCGGCGAGCAGGTTGAGCACCTGCGCCTGCACCGACATGTCGAGCGCCGAGACGGGCTCGTCGGCCACCAGCAGCTTCGGCCGCAGCATCAGCGCGCGCGCGATCGCGATGCGCTGCCGCTGGCCGCCGGAGAACATGTGCGGATAGCGATTTGACTGCTCCGGGCGCAACCCGACCTTGGCCATCATGTCGAGCGCCTGCGCCCGCCGCTGCTGCCGGTCGAGGCTGGTGTTGATGATCAGCGGCTCCTCGAGGATGGCGCCGATGCGCTTGCGCGGATTGAGCGAGCCGTAGGGATTCTGAAACACGATCTGCACGGTGCGGCGCAAGGTCTTGGCGGCGCCGGCCGGCGGATTCAGGGCATCGAGCCCGTCGAGGGTGAGCGTGCCGGCAGTGGGCTTCTCGATCAGGGTGACGAGGCGCGCGAGCGTCGACTTGCCGCATCCGGATTCGCCGACGATCGCAAGCGTCTTGCCGGCCTCGATGGCGAACGACACGCCGCCGACGGCCTGCAGGCGGGCAGGGGCGCGGAGCAGGCCCTGCTTGATCTCGTAGCTCTGGGTGAGGCCGCGGGCGCTGACGAGCGCGGTCATGACGAGGCCTCGCGCGCGCTGTTCGTCGCGCCGGCGCTGCCCCGATCGGTCGCGATGTGCTGCTCACGGCCCGGGTCGCCCAGCGGATAATGGCAACGGATCAGGCCGTCGCGCCAGGGACGCAGATCGGGGCGGATGTCGTTGGCCAGCGGCGTCGCATCGGCGCAGCGCGGGCTGAACAGGCAGCCGCGAGGCCGATCATGCGCGCCGGGCACCACGCCCGGGATGGTGGCGAGCCGTCCGCCTTCGCTGACCTCCGGGCGCGCCGCCAGCAGCGCGGCCGTGTAGGGATGCTGCGGCGCGTCGAGCAGGCTTTCGGTCGGCCGCTGCTCCATGATCTGGCCCGCATACATCACGGCGACGCGCTCGGTGGTGTCGGCCACCACGCCCATGTTGTGCGTGATCAGGATCAGCGCCATGCGGCGGTCACGCTGCAGCGACAGCAGCAGATCGAGGATCTGGGCCTGGATGGTGACATCGAGCGCGGTCGTCGGCTCGTCGGCGATCAGCAGCTTCGGATTGCAGGCAATCGCCATCGCGATCATCACACGTTGGTTCATGCCGCCCGAGAGCTGATGCGGATAGGCCGACAGCCGGCTCTCCGGGGCGGGAATGCCGACCTGCTCCAAGAGCTCGATCACGCGCCGCCGCGCAGCCTTGCGATCCATGCCCTCATGGATCCGCAACGTCTCGGCCAGCTGATAGCCGATCGTGAAGGACGGGTTGAGCGCCGTCGTCGGCTCCTGAAAGATCATCGCGATGTCCTTGCCCGTGAGCGCCCGCCGCTCGCGCGCGGACAGACGCTGCAGGTCCCGTCCCCCGAACAGCAGCTTGTCGGCCCGCACCTGTCCCGGATGCGGCACGAGGCCCATCAGAGCGAGCATGCCGACGCTCTTGCCGGAACCGGATTCGCCGACGATTCCCAGCACCTCGCCCTCGTCGAGCGCGAGGCTGACCCCGTCCACCGCGCGCAGCAGGCCGTTGCGTGACGGGAACGCGACCGACAGATTTTCGATCTCGAGAAGCGGCATCGCAACGTCCTCAGCTCCCTGTCGGCGTCATCGCTTGAGCTTGGGATCGAGCGCGTCGCGCAGCCCGTCGCCGAGCAGGTTGAAGGCCAGCACGGTGAGGAGAATGGCGAGGCCCGGCAGCGTCACGACCCACCAGGCGCGCAGCACGAATTCGCGCGCATCGGCCAGCATGGTGCCCCATTCGGGCGACGGCGGCTGCGCGCCGAGACCGAGGAAGCCAAGCGCGGCCGCGTCCAGGATCGCAGTGGAGATGCCGAGCGTCGCCTGCACGATCAGCGGCGCCGCGCAGTTCGGCAGCACCTCCTTGACCATCAGCCGCAGCCGGCCGGCGCCGGCGACCCTGGCCGCGGTGACGTAGTCCTTGGAGACCTCGCCGATCACGGCGGCGCGCGCGATCCGCACGTAGTGCGGCAGCAGTACGATCGCGACGGCCAGCATCGCATTCATCAGGCCAGGCCCGAGGATCGCCACGATCACGATCGCCAGCAGCAGGCTCGGCAAGGTCAGGGTGATGTCCATCAGGCGCATGATCGCGATCTCGGTCACGCCGCGAAAGAAGCCTGCGACCAATCCGAGGATCGTTCCCGTGAGCACCGACAGCGCCACGACCGCGATCCCGATCAGCAGCGACAGTCGCGCGCCATGGATGAGACGAGAGAGAATGTCGCGCCCGATCGCGTCGGTGCCGAGCGGATAAGCGAGCGAGCCGCCCTGCTGCCAGAATGGCGGCTTCAGGAACGCCGCATTGTTGGTGAGCACGGGCGAATGGGGAGCGACGACATCGGCCGACAGCGCGAGCAGCACGAGGACTGCGATGACCACGAGCCCGGTCACCGCGCCGGCATTCTTCCGGAAGTCGAACCAGAACTCCACGAGCGGAGACGGCGGCTCGCCGGCCGGCGTCGCCATGCTGGGGGCCTGAAGGCTCTCGCTGCTCATCGTGTGTACCGGATGCGGGGATTGATCAGCCCGTAGGCGAGATCGACCAGCAGATTGACAATCATGACGATCGCGCCGATCAGCAGCGTGCCGCCCTGCAGCACCGGATAGTCGCGGCGGTTGATGCCCTCGATCAGCCATTTGCCGACGCCGGGCCAGGAGAAGATGGTCTCGGTGAGAATGGCGCCGGTGAACAGCACGCCGATCTGAAGCCCGATCACCGTCACCACCGGGATCAGCGCATTGCGCAGGGCATGGATCGCGATCACGCGGAACGCCGGCAGGCCCTTGGCGCGGGCGGTGCGGATGTAGTCCTCGCCCAGCACCTCCAGCATCGCCGAGCGTGTCATGCGGGCAATCACCGCGAGCGGCACCGTGCCGAGCACGATCGTGGGCAACACCAGATGCGACAGTGCCGACCCGAACGCGCCGACATCGCCGTCGAGCAGCGTATCGATGAGCAGGAAGCCGGTGACCGGTTCGACGAAATACTGCACGGCGATCCGGCCGGACACCGGCGTCCATCCGAGTTGCACCGAGAACAAGAGGATCAGCAGCAGTCCCCACCAGAAGATCGGCATCGAATAGCCGGTCAGCGAGATGCCCATCACGCCGTGATCGAAGATCGAGTTGCGCCGCACCGCTGCAATGATGCCGGCTGGTAGCCCGAAGCAGAGCGCGAACAGGATGGCGCAGACCGACAGTTCGACGGTGGCGGGGAACAGGCTCTGGAATTCGGAGATCACAGGCTCGTGGGTGACGATCGAGCGCCCGAGATCGCCGTGCACCAGTCGCGCCAGATAGAACCCGTATTGCACCATGACCGGCTGATCGAAGCCGTACTCCTTGCGCAGCTGCGCCAGGCGCGCCGGATCGATGCCGCGCTCGCCCGCCATCGTCTCGATCGGATCGCCCGGGATGAGCCGGATCAGCACGAACACGAGCAGGGTCAGACCGATGAAGGTCGGAGCCACCAGACTCAACCGGGTCAAAGCGAAGCGAAGCATGCCTTGCTCTGTGGTCCTCGATAGCAAGAAGAAGTTAGTCGGAGGTCGTCAAGTGGCCATGCCGGGAAGCCGCGCGACGGCGGAACGCCAAGAGCGGCTCCTGGCACTCCTCGCGGGTCGTCCGCTAGT
Proteins encoded in this window:
- a CDS encoding ABC transporter permease subunit produces the protein MLRFALTRLSLVAPTFIGLTLLVFVLIRLIPGDPIETMAGERGIDPARLAQLRKEYGFDQPVMVQYGFYLARLVHGDLGRSIVTHEPVISEFQSLFPATVELSVCAILFALCFGLPAGIIAAVRRNSIFDHGVMGISLTGYSMPIFWWGLLLILLFSVQLGWTPVSGRIAVQYFVEPVTGFLLIDTLLDGDVGAFGSALSHLVLPTIVLGTVPLAVIARMTRSAMLEVLGEDYIRTARAKGLPAFRVIAIHALRNALIPVVTVIGLQIGVLFTGAILTETIFSWPGVGKWLIEGINRRDYPVLQGGTLLIGAIVMIVNLLVDLAYGLINPRIRYTR
- a CDS encoding FAD binding domain-containing protein; its protein translation is MDLNTITEVVRPRTRAELPSWKAGDAWLAGGTWLFSEPQTQLSRLIDLSDLAWPALAIGDHGLTIAATCSVAELDELPCPADWIAAPLIDQCCRAFLASFKIWKTATVGGNLCMSLPAGPMISLLAALEGVCTIWKTDGSEQRVAVADFVTGNNRNVLAPGDLLRQIDVPLAALRRRTAFRQIALTPVGRSGALLIGTAGRDGDLLLTVTGSTVKPLQLRFATMVDAVALRAGVLSDIPDALYHDDVHGKPAWRKAMTLRLAEEIRAELAGGIRP
- a CDS encoding ABC transporter ATP-binding protein translates to MPLLEIENLSVAFPSRNGLLRAVDGVSLALDEGEVLGIVGESGSGKSVGMLALMGLVPHPGQVRADKLLFGGRDLQRLSARERRALTGKDIAMIFQEPTTALNPSFTIGYQLAETLRIHEGMDRKAARRRVIELLEQVGIPAPESRLSAYPHQLSGGMNQRVMIAMAIACNPKLLIADEPTTALDVTIQAQILDLLLSLQRDRRMALILITHNMGVVADTTERVAVMYAGQIMEQRPTESLLDAPQHPYTAALLAARPEVSEGGRLATIPGVVPGAHDRPRGCLFSPRCADATPLANDIRPDLRPWRDGLIRCHYPLGDPGREQHIATDRGSAGATNSAREASS
- a CDS encoding ABC transporter permease subunit, encoding MSSESLQAPSMATPAGEPPSPLVEFWFDFRKNAGAVTGLVVIAVLVLLALSADVVAPHSPVLTNNAAFLKPPFWQQGGSLAYPLGTDAIGRDILSRLIHGARLSLLIGIAVVALSVLTGTILGLVAGFFRGVTEIAIMRLMDITLTLPSLLLAIVIVAILGPGLMNAMLAVAIVLLPHYVRIARAAVIGEVSKDYVTAARVAGAGRLRLMVKEVLPNCAAPLIVQATLGISTAILDAAALGFLGLGAQPPSPEWGTMLADAREFVLRAWWVVTLPGLAILLTVLAFNLLGDGLRDALDPKLKR
- a CDS encoding 8-oxoguanine deaminase, whose amino-acid sequence is MSTTPIWIKDPLALLAEDAARGIVVKDGRIVELVAAGKEPATEGAVAFDASAHVVIPGLINTHHHFYQTLTRALPAAMDRELFPWLKALYPIWAKLTPESLDAAVTLAMAELMLSGCTTTTDHHYVFPAGLEDAVGIEVAAAKRLGIRVLLTRGSMNLSERDGGLPPDSVVQDEDTILADSARVVATYHERGPDAMVQIALAPCSPFSVTGSLMQKTAALADKLDVRLHTHLAETEDENRFCEQMFGCRPLDYLEQNGWLGPRTWLAHGIFFNADEMKRLGKAKTTISHCACSNQLLASGCCPVCEMEEAGVGIGLGVDGSASNDGSNLMQEVRAAFLLQRARYGVSRISHKDALRWATKGSAACVGRPELGVIAVGHAADLALFKLDELRFSGAGDPIAALVLCGAHRADRVMVGGRWTVLDGAIPGLDVAGLIGRHSAAAKAMRAGA
- a CDS encoding peptide ABC transporter ATP-binding protein is translated as MTALVSARGLTQSYEIKQGLLRAPARLQAVGGVSFAIEAGKTLAIVGESGCGKSTLARLVTLIEKPTAGTLTLDGLDALNPPAGAAKTLRRTVQIVFQNPYGSLNPRKRIGAILEEPLIINTSLDRQQRRAQALDMMAKVGLRPEQSNRYPHMFSGGQRQRIAIARALMLRPKLLVADEPVSALDMSVQAQVLNLLADLQRELGLAYLFISHDLGVVRHIADDVLIMYLGLAMEHGPKRRIFARPLHPYARALVDATPGLGRNRRRIVPKGELPSPLAPPAGCVFSTRCPDVTDLCRAQRPALRPLDGRLVACHYAERFLTTQDT